One window of Candidatus Omnitrophota bacterium genomic DNA carries:
- a CDS encoding DUF4912 domain-containing protein, with the protein MAKDIARQNPQPLKIRERKEFRFPQGYGDNKIVLLVRDPWWIFAYWEIRRDKEESVIGSIRSSGDDVAKSILRIYDVTDINFNGQNAHSYFDIDLKGLASNWYINVGNPDRSWVVDIGILSKKGNFYLLARSNVVKTPRFGMSDKLDAEWMMSEDEYWKMFGLSGGFGVGKGSLEVREMIKKRLEEQVSSGGISSGASFYRKPGERKFWLVVNTELIVYGATEPDARVTVQGKEIKLRPDGSFALRFALPDGKQVIPVEATSKDGIDRRRITPIVTRKTE; encoded by the coding sequence ATGGCAAAAGATATCGCCAGGCAGAATCCGCAACCGTTGAAGATAAGAGAGAGAAAAGAGTTCAGATTTCCCCAGGGATACGGCGACAACAAGATAGTGCTCCTGGTCAGGGACCCCTGGTGGATATTCGCGTATTGGGAGATAAGGCGCGATAAAGAGGAGAGCGTCATAGGGAGCATACGCAGCTCCGGAGACGACGTCGCTAAATCTATACTCCGCATATATGACGTAACGGACATCAATTTCAACGGTCAGAACGCCCACTCCTACTTCGATATAGACCTCAAGGGGCTCGCAAGCAACTGGTATATAAATGTCGGTAACCCGGACAGGAGCTGGGTCGTCGATATAGGCATACTCTCCAAAAAAGGTAATTTCTATCTGCTGGCCCGGTCGAATGTAGTCAAGACGCCGCGGTTCGGGATGTCGGACAAGCTCGATGCCGAATGGATGATGTCGGAGGATGAATACTGGAAGATGTTCGGCCTCTCCGGGGGGTTCGGTGTCGGCAAGGGATCTCTCGAGGTGAGGGAGATGATCAAGAAGCGTCTCGAGGAGCAGGTCTCCTCGGGCGGCATATCGAGCGGAGCGTCTTTTTACAGGAAGCCGGGGGAGAGAAAATTCTGGCTTGTGGTCAATACGGAGCTTATCGTATACGGCGCAACGGAACCGGATGCCAGGGTGACGGTGCAGGGGAAAGAGATAAAGTTAAGGCCCGACGGGTCTTTTGCCTTAAGGTTCGCGCTGCCTGACGGAAAGCAGGTGATCCCCGTGGAGGCCACCTCAAAAGACGGGATAGACCGCCGCCGTATCACTCCCATAGTAACACGGAAGACAGAGTAG
- a CDS encoding peptidoglycan-binding domain-containing protein, which yields MKRGLWVVLLTGLVIMSVTFFGCKSRAAKTQEEAIIESTPGVISTEETMTMPVTEPAQTVATETIPPTAAAGKIEMPAAVPQEGLNRDKEIQTALKNAGLYTGAIDGKIGPKTKAAIEEFQKQKGLKVDGKVGPKTWAELEKYLVQQ from the coding sequence ATGAAGAGGGGATTATGGGTTGTCCTTTTAACGGGACTTGTCATTATGTCCGTCACATTTTTTGGATGTAAATCAAGAGCGGCGAAGACACAGGAAGAAGCTATCATAGAGAGCACGCCTGGCGTAATTTCGACCGAGGAGACGATGACCATGCCTGTCACCGAACCTGCCCAGACGGTGGCGACAGAGACGATTCCTCCGACGGCCGCAGCGGGCAAGATAGAGATGCCGGCAGCCGTACCGCAGGAAGGCCTGAACCGCGATAAAGAGATCCAGACAGCGCTTAAGAATGCCGGTCTTTATACGGGCGCCATAGACGGTAAGATAGGCCCGAAGACGAAAGCGGCTATCGAGGAGTTCCAGAAGCAGAAAGGCCTGAAGGTCGACGGAAAAGTAGGGCCGAAGACCTGGGCGGAGCTCGAGAAGTACCTTGTGCAACAATAA
- a CDS encoding EamA family transporter encodes MKRNPVTLKIFAMIVMTDLGESIAEIFFKKGLLETGINSVNFGNILEFLSRNSSSALVWLGIAVYIVNFFIWITVLSRIDLSIAFPVGSTSYIFIPVFSMIFLGEDVGPERWLGIALIVAGIHFVSKSSHKRDGDR; translated from the coding sequence GTGAAGAGAAATCCCGTCACACTGAAGATATTCGCCATGATAGTTATGACCGACCTCGGCGAGAGCATAGCGGAGATATTCTTTAAAAAAGGGTTGCTCGAGACGGGTATAAATTCCGTCAATTTCGGCAATATACTGGAATTCCTCTCAAGAAACTCCTCATCCGCGCTCGTCTGGCTGGGAATAGCCGTATATATAGTGAACTTCTTCATCTGGATAACCGTCCTCTCGCGCATCGACCTGAGCATCGCCTTCCCCGTCGGAAGCACCAGCTATATATTCATACCCGTATTCTCAATGATATTCCTGGGCGAAGATGTCGGGCCGGAGAGGTGGCTCGGGATAGCGCTGATAGTGGCGGGCATACATTTTGTATCTAAGAGCAGCCATAAAAGAGACGGGGACCGATGA
- a CDS encoding EamA family transporter, whose product MMLKIIIIILVAELWGTAGQILFKKSANKVATPDLRSMASYLTFVKDILSTYTIWSGLAAMAAGMVIWLVALAQTDLSIAFPIDSMQYIVAMVAARIFLDEKIDLMKLVGTLLVVAGVFLVAVS is encoded by the coding sequence ATGATGCTGAAGATAATAATTATAATCCTGGTCGCGGAATTATGGGGAACGGCGGGGCAGATACTATTCAAGAAGAGCGCGAATAAGGTGGCTACGCCTGATCTGAGGAGCATGGCTTCCTATCTCACCTTTGTGAAGGATATCCTCTCCACATACACGATATGGTCAGGCCTCGCGGCGATGGCTGCGGGGATGGTGATATGGCTGGTGGCACTAGCCCAGACGGACCTAAGTATCGCCTTTCCTATAGACAGCATGCAGTATATAGTCGCCATGGTAGCGGCGAGGATATTCCTGGACGAGAAGATAGACCTGATGAAGCTTGTGGGGACCCTCCTGGTGGTGGCCGGCGTCTTCCTGGTCGCTGTCAGCTGA
- a CDS encoding arginase family protein — protein sequence MSRKNVRILNFDSSITRQKTLIEKYAPDIVDLTDIGPAARMWFSDNSEGEINRRLDLRPPAAINLLGSGDFHHVSRLLIERIDGPLCVIGFDMHPDWDILPPRLACGSWVNGALENRNVLKFLLIGASSDDLSAPWIESGNIGAFRDGRLEIYPYSHAPSYVFFRDVPENLSVIVEKMLFFRRIWWTELAGKNMTDFFRGVLERLPSRKVYVTIDKDCLKREYAFTNWEAGRSTLEEVLSILRLIKEKTDIVGADITGDYSPVRVKGVLKKMASYIDHPKGRGTVAADDDLRRETNESTNLRILEALS from the coding sequence ATGTCCCGTAAAAATGTACGCATACTGAACTTCGATTCCAGCATCACCCGGCAGAAAACCCTGATCGAGAAGTACGCCCCCGATATAGTAGACCTCACCGATATAGGACCCGCGGCGCGTATGTGGTTCAGCGACAATAGCGAGGGTGAGATCAACCGCCGCCTGGACCTCCGCCCCCCGGCCGCCATAAATCTTTTGGGCTCCGGAGATTTTCATCACGTGAGCCGTCTCCTGATAGAGAGGATCGACGGACCGTTATGCGTCATCGGTTTCGACATGCACCCCGATTGGGATATCCTGCCGCCGCGCCTTGCGTGCGGGTCCTGGGTGAACGGCGCGCTTGAGAACAGGAATGTCCTTAAATTCCTTCTCATAGGCGCATCTTCGGACGATCTTTCCGCCCCGTGGATAGAGTCAGGCAATATAGGGGCTTTCCGGGACGGCCGGCTCGAGATATACCCCTACTCTCATGCGCCTTCATATGTCTTCTTCAGGGATGTGCCGGAGAACCTGTCCGTAATAGTAGAGAAGATGCTCTTCTTCAGGAGGATATGGTGGACGGAACTCGCAGGGAAGAACATGACGGATTTCTTCCGGGGCGTATTGGAACGTCTTCCGTCGCGGAAGGTCTATGTGACCATAGACAAGGACTGCCTGAAGAGAGAATATGCTTTCACCAACTGGGAAGCGGGAAGGTCTACCCTGGAAGAGGTGCTGTCGATCCTGCGGCTCATAAAGGAGAAGACGGATATCGTCGGGGCGGATATAACCGGGGACTATTCGCCCGTCCGTGTGAAGGGCGTGTTAAAGAAGATGGCGTCGTATATAGACCACCCGAAAGGCCGGGGAACCGTAGCGGCAGATGATGATCTCCGGAGGGAGACGAACGAGTCGACGAACCTCCGTATCCTGGAAGCGCTCAGCTGA
- a CDS encoding aspartate aminotransferase family protein: MAQKTKTNAGSRSTRTLSDDELLKLEARYCSWGDTVHYVDKPNIFKRAEGSYLYDRDGTEYLDLQMLYSAVNFGYRNERFNNALKRQLDMLPQLACQYLHEEKILLATKLAQRAEMTFEEKGRVHFNVGGSAAVEDSIKLVRNHSHKNLVFAFMGSYHGRTLGSTAITSSYRYRERYGHFGDRAFFIPFPYCFRCFYGMKKESCGLYCLKQFEKLFETEYYTVLNKKTNSCEFAAFYVEAIQGTGGYNMPPEGYFRGLKSILDRYNILMVDDEIQMGIFRTGKFFAIEHFDVTPDIIVFGKSLTNGLNPISAIWAKEKLISPDVFPPGSTHSTFSSNPLGTTVGLEVMKMIEESDLGTEVMKKGRYFVSRLRSLQKKYPHIGDVEGLGLALRIEMCQKDGYTPNRELTDAIEVIGLGGKLSAGGKRRGLVLDVGGYYKNVFTLAPSLYITEKEIDLGVDLFEEALVKALKRS, translated from the coding sequence ATGGCACAAAAGACGAAGACGAACGCCGGAAGCAGATCGACCAGGACGCTTTCGGACGACGAGCTTTTGAAGCTGGAGGCGCGGTATTGCTCCTGGGGCGACACGGTCCACTATGTGGATAAACCGAACATATTCAAACGCGCGGAAGGCAGCTACCTGTACGACAGGGACGGCACCGAGTACCTGGACCTCCAGATGCTATACTCGGCCGTGAACTTCGGTTACAGGAACGAACGCTTCAATAACGCGCTGAAACGCCAGCTCGACATGCTTCCCCAGCTTGCCTGCCAGTACCTGCACGAAGAGAAGATACTGCTGGCGACAAAGCTCGCCCAGAGGGCGGAGATGACCTTTGAGGAGAAGGGGAGGGTCCATTTCAACGTGGGCGGTTCCGCGGCGGTCGAGGATTCGATAAAGCTGGTAAGGAACCATTCGCACAAGAACCTCGTCTTTGCGTTCATGGGCAGTTACCACGGGCGTACGCTCGGGTCGACGGCGATCACGTCAAGCTACCGTTACAGGGAGCGGTACGGCCACTTCGGTGACAGGGCGTTCTTCATACCGTTCCCGTACTGCTTCAGGTGTTTCTACGGCATGAAGAAAGAGTCATGCGGCCTATATTGCCTCAAACAATTTGAGAAGCTATTCGAAACGGAATATTATACGGTGCTCAATAAGAAGACGAACTCATGCGAGTTCGCCGCTTTTTATGTAGAGGCGATACAGGGGACAGGCGGGTACAATATGCCCCCGGAGGGATATTTCCGGGGCCTGAAGAGCATCCTGGATAGGTATAATATACTGATGGTGGACGATGAGATACAGATGGGCATCTTCAGGACCGGTAAGTTCTTCGCGATAGAGCATTTCGACGTGACGCCGGACATCATCGTCTTCGGGAAGTCGCTGACCAACGGCCTCAACCCGATCTCGGCAATATGGGCCAAAGAGAAGCTCATATCCCCGGATGTCTTTCCGCCGGGTTCGACCCACTCCACGTTCTCTTCCAACCCGCTCGGCACTACCGTCGGGTTAGAGGTTATGAAGATGATAGAGGAGTCCGACCTGGGCACCGAAGTCATGAAGAAGGGAAGGTATTTTGTCTCCCGGCTCAGGAGCCTGCAGAAGAAGTATCCGCATATAGGCGACGTGGAAGGGCTGGGCCTTGCGCTCAGGATAGAGATGTGCCAGAAGGACGGATATACCCCCAACAGGGAATTGACCGACGCGATCGAGGTGATCGGGCTGGGCGGGAAGCTCTCCGCCGGCGGGAAGAGGAGGGGGCTGGTCCTTGACGTAGGCGGTTATTACAAGAACGTCTTCACGCTCGCGCCGTCTCTCTACATAACCGAGAAGGAGATAGACCTTGGGGTCGATCTTTTTGAAGAGGCGCTTGTGAAGGCGCTTAAGAGGTCCTGA
- a CDS encoding MtnX-like HAD-IB family phosphatase produces MPKYVTFFDFDNTITRRDVLDDILARFSVNGRWIELERRWKRGDIGSKECLEGQIGGIRMTKGMLDRYIKEIDIDPHFKKLLRFFASKNIKPVIVSDNFDYILENTMKNHGINGVKTYCNRLKVDKDRLIPRFPLTNAKCGNCGHCKKTTVLKHTGKGVRSAYVGDGLSDLHASKCADIVFAKDTLLKYCREEGMDCVPFKDFRGVHDYFKALK; encoded by the coding sequence ATGCCAAAATACGTCACATTCTTCGATTTCGACAATACGATAACCCGGCGGGATGTCCTGGACGATATCCTGGCGCGCTTCTCTGTCAACGGCAGGTGGATAGAGCTTGAGAGGAGATGGAAGCGCGGGGATATCGGTTCGAAGGAATGCCTGGAAGGGCAGATCGGCGGGATCAGGATGACGAAGGGCATGCTCGACCGCTATATCAAAGAGATCGACATAGACCCCCATTTCAAAAAGCTGCTCCGTTTCTTTGCCTCAAAAAATATAAAACCGGTAATAGTGAGCGACAACTTCGATTACATACTGGAAAATACCATGAAGAATCACGGTATTAACGGGGTGAAGACGTATTGTAACCGCCTGAAGGTGGATAAGGACCGGCTGATACCCCGTTTCCCGTTAACGAATGCGAAGTGCGGTAACTGCGGTCATTGCAAAAAGACGACGGTGCTGAAGCATACGGGAAAGGGCGTGAGGTCCGCCTACGTAGGGGACGGCCTTTCCGATCTCCACGCGTCGAAATGCGCAGACATAGTGTTCGCGAAAGACACGCTTTTAAAATACTGCAGGGAAGAGGGGATGGACTGTGTACCCTTCAAGGATTTCAGGGGGGTGCATGACTATTTCAAAGCTCTTAAGTGA
- a CDS encoding aminotransferase class I/II-fold pyridoxal phosphate-dependent enzyme, with product MKISKPATIIPPSGIRVFFDLVLGMKDVISLGVGEPDFVTPWNIREAAIYSLEEGYTSYTSNKGMLELRQELSKYLRHKYKILYDHEEEMLITVGVSEALDLALRATIDKGDKVLIPEPSYVSYGPNVIMCGGRPVFIRAYPDNGFRITARDIDRHCDRKTKGIIFNYPSNPTGTSYSRPELGRIARSIERHNLTVFSDEIYCELTYSGTHTPFPNLPRMKERTIYLNGFSKAHAMTGWRVGYACAPKHVIYAMTKIHQYTMMCVPIMSQMAAREALRNGERSVQAMKREYRRRREFVIQRLNEIGLPCHKPEGAFYAFPSIKGTGMSSMEFAKRLLEEERVAVVPGTAFGPTGEGYVRISYASAMDNLKEALERMEKFLKRRGA from the coding sequence ATGAAGATATCCAAACCTGCAACCATAATCCCCCCGTCCGGGATACGCGTCTTCTTCGACCTTGTGCTGGGGATGAAGGACGTCATATCCCTGGGTGTGGGCGAGCCGGATTTCGTGACCCCGTGGAATATACGGGAGGCCGCCATATATTCTCTGGAAGAGGGGTATACCTCCTATACCTCAAATAAGGGCATGCTGGAACTGCGCCAGGAGCTGTCGAAATACCTGAGGCATAAGTATAAAATCCTCTATGACCACGAGGAGGAGATGCTGATAACCGTCGGCGTGAGCGAGGCCCTCGACCTTGCCCTCAGGGCGACCATAGACAAGGGGGATAAGGTGCTCATCCCCGAACCTTCGTATGTCTCGTACGGCCCCAATGTCATCATGTGCGGAGGGAGACCCGTCTTCATAAGGGCGTATCCCGATAACGGTTTCAGGATCACAGCGCGGGACATCGACAGGCACTGTGACAGGAAGACGAAAGGGATAATATTCAATTACCCGAGCAACCCCACGGGCACTTCGTACTCCAGGCCGGAGCTCGGCAGGATAGCCAGGAGCATCGAGAGGCACAACCTGACCGTCTTCAGCGACGAGATATATTGCGAACTCACATACTCCGGCACCCACACTCCGTTCCCGAACCTGCCGCGCATGAAAGAGAGGACTATATACCTGAACGGTTTCTCCAAGGCGCATGCCATGACGGGATGGAGGGTAGGATATGCCTGCGCCCCGAAGCATGTCATATACGCGATGACGAAGATCCACCAGTACACGATGATGTGTGTCCCGATAATGTCGCAGATGGCCGCGCGCGAAGCGCTCAGGAACGGCGAGCGCTCGGTCCAGGCGATGAAGCGTGAATACAGGCGCCGGCGCGAGTTCGTGATCCAGCGCCTCAATGAGATAGGGCTCCCATGCCATAAACCCGAAGGAGCATTTTACGCCTTCCCGTCCATAAAGGGGACCGGCATGTCATCCATGGAATTCGCGAAACGGCTCCTTGAGGAAGAGAGGGTGGCGGTCGTGCCCGGCACGGCATTCGGGCCTACCGGTGAGGGCTACGTGAGGATATCGTACGCTTCCGCGATGGATAACCTGAAAGAGGCGCTCGAAAGGATGGAAAAATTTCTGAAAAGGCGAGGTGCATAA
- a CDS encoding Lrp/AsnC family transcriptional regulator, translated as MDEILEILEGDARTTPEEIARMLKRSVSAVKSSIKKLEKDGIVLKYKTIINKELVRDDHSDVRALIEVRVTPKKNVGFDYIADRIYQFPEVSSCYLMSGTYDLLVVVEGKDIHTVSNFVAEKLSPMENVRGTVTHFILKKYKEDGDILRQPKKDKRQAISL; from the coding sequence ATGGACGAGATACTTGAGATATTGGAAGGAGACGCGCGCACTACCCCGGAAGAGATCGCCAGGATGCTGAAGAGGTCCGTCTCGGCGGTCAAGAGCTCTATAAAGAAACTCGAGAAGGACGGCATCGTCCTGAAGTATAAGACGATAATAAATAAGGAGCTGGTCAGGGACGACCATTCGGACGTCAGGGCCCTGATAGAGGTACGCGTGACGCCGAAGAAGAACGTCGGTTTCGATTATATAGCCGATAGGATATACCAGTTCCCGGAGGTCTCGAGCTGTTACCTCATGTCCGGTACCTACGACCTCCTGGTAGTGGTGGAGGGCAAGGACATACATACCGTGTCGAATTTTGTGGCGGAGAAGTTATCGCCTATGGAGAATGTGCGGGGGACCGTCACGCACTTCATCCTGAAGAAATATAAAGAGGACGGGGATATACTGCGCCAGCCGAAGAAGGACAAGAGGCAGGCGATATCGTTATGA